A genomic stretch from Hemitrygon akajei chromosome 10, sHemAka1.3, whole genome shotgun sequence includes:
- the LOC140734178 gene encoding high mobility group protein B3-like: MAKRDPKKPRGKMSSYAYFVQTCREEHKKKSPDIPVNFSEFSKRCSERWKTMSGKEKAKFEELAKVDKARYDREMKNYVPTKGSKKKKDPNAPKRPPSGFFLFCSEHRPKIKAVSPGLSIGDVAKKLGELWNACSEEEKKPFNSKAYKLKEKYDKDVADYRAKGKVDGAKKPPAKKEAYCDDDDEDDEEEEEEEEEEDEEDD, translated from the exons ATGGCAAAACGTGACCCTAAGAAGCCAAGAGGCAAGATGTCCTCCTATGCTTATTTTGTTCAGACCTGCCGTGAAGAACACAAGAAGAAGAGTCCTGATATACCGGTTAACTTCTCGGAATTTTCTAAAAGATGCTCTGAAAGATGGAAG ACCATGTCCGGCAAAGagaaggccaaatttgaagaactggctaAAGTAGATAAGGCACGCTATGACCGGGAAATGAAAAATTATGTGCCAACCAAAGGTAGTAAGAAGAAGAAAGACCCCAATGCACCAAAAAGGCCTCC ATCTGGATTCTTTTTGTTTTGCTCGGAACATCGACCAAAAATCAAGGCTGTGAGTCCCGGTTTGTCTATTGGTGATGTCGCAAAGAAGCTTGGTGAACTGTGGAATGCAtgcagtgaggaggagaagaagccaTTCAATAGCAAGGCTTATAAGCTGAAAGAGAAATATGATAAG gacgtTGCTGATTATCGTGCCAAAGGCAAAGTGGATGGTGCAAAGAAACCCCCTGCCAAGAAGGAGGCATattgtgatgatgatgatgaagatgatgaggaggaggaagaggaggaggaggaggaggatgaagaAGATGATTAA